The Rhodococcus sp. ABRD24 genome contains the following window.
TTCCGTGCCGGCGAGGTCGATGTCGTCGCTCGACACGGCAAGCAGCGTGTCGATGTCCGACGAGTTGAGGGCGTCGTGCCACGCGAGAACCGTGGCGATCTCAGAGATGCGCATGGGACAACGCTAACGAAAACGGGCGGTCGGGGCACAGTTACCACGCCGCGGTGGGCTATGGATATGATTGGCGCGCCCGACTGCCTCCTTAGCTCAGTGGTAGAGCACTCGCCTTGTAAGCGAAAGGTCGTCAGTTCAATCCTGACAGGGGGCTCAACAGGGAAGACCCCTCGCCGGTAGATGCCGGTGAGGGGCCGTCAGCCTGGTGTACGGGGTGTCGCCTCACAGGGCGAAGCCATCTCCCGTGTTCGAATCGGCGACTGTGAAGATCAGGTGCTTGCCCCGCGCGTCGTGCTCGAGCAACTGCACGCGGACGCCGGACTCGCAGCGTCGTCTTCCGACGATCCTGCCGAAGCACCAGTCGCCGCTGTCGAGAGCAACGAGTGTCTTGCGTCCGCGACGCATCATGAACCTCTCCTCAGACTTCATCCCCGATGACTTACTCCAGGCTCTCTCTCGGAGGGGTGGCGGGGCCACGTCAGAACTACCTGTTCCACTACCTGTGTTCGGTCTGTGTCGGCGGGATCGGTTTGCGCCGGTCGCGTAGATCAGGCGGGGTTGCGCCTCAGCCGTGCGATCGCGTCGTGGATGGTGATGTCGTTGCCGTGGGGATCGGTTGCGCTCCGGGACGCCGCCGTCGCGGTGACCACCGTCCACTCCTGTGGATCGAGCAGCGTTACAACATCGTCCGGGGCGAAGAACAGCTCCGGAATGGGTGGCCTGGGAATCGAGGTCTGCAGGTCCGAGGGATGATGGCCGACGATCAGTAGTGTTCCGCCTGGCGAAACGGCGTCCGCGAGGTGCCGGAACAGGATGTCGCGCGGATCGGTGGGCAGATGCACATAGTGGGCGGTCACCAGGTCGTAGCGATCGGTGCTCGGCTCCCACCCCAGCACGTCGGCCTGCGTCCACGTGATCCGC
Protein-coding sequences here:
- a CDS encoding enoyl-CoA hydratase gives rise to the protein MMRRGRKTLVALDSGDWCFGRIVGRRRCESGVRVQLLEHDARGKHLIFTVADSNTGDGFAL
- a CDS encoding class I SAM-dependent methyltransferase — protein: MTEMFTQAFWDERYASSHDHLWSGKPNASLVNEVADLTPGTALEVGCGEGADAIWLAGRGWRVTALDVSTVAIERAARHAADAGDEIAERITWTQADVLGWEPSTDRYDLVTAHYVHLPTDPRDILFRHLADAVSPGGTLLIVGHHPSDLQTSIPRPPIPELFFAPDDVVTLLDPQEWTVVTATAASRSATDPHGNDITIHDAIARLRRNPA